The sequence TCGGCGAGGCCCTGGACGCGGACGGGATCGTGCGGCAGGCGCGGGCGATGACCGAGCGCTACGGCTTCGAGTCGATCAAGCTCAAGGGCGGCACCCGCGCACCGGAGGAGGAGGTCGCCGCCGTTCACGCGCTGCGCGCCGCCTTCCCCACGCACGAACTGCGGCTCGACCCCAACGCCGCCTGGACCGTCGAGACTTCCCTCAAAGTCGCGGCAGAGACGCGCGGGCTCCTCGAATACCTGGAGGACCCGGCCCCCGGCATCGACGGAATGGCGGCGGTCGCACGCGGCGCGGACATGCCGCTCGCCACGAACATGTGCGTCGTCGCCTTCGAGCACATCGCCCCGGCCTTCACACGGAACGCCGTGCAGGTCGTCCTCGCCGACCACCACTACTGGGGCGGGCTGCGCCGCTCGCTCGAACTCGCCGCGATCTGCCGCGCGTTCGGCGTCGGCGTCTCGATGCACTCCAACAGCCACCTCGGCATCTCGCTCGCCGCCATGGTCCACCTCGCCGGAGCGGTCCCCGTCCTCGACCACGCGCTCGACACGCACACCCCGTGGCAGGACGGCACGGACGTCGTGGAGCACCCGCTGACCTTCCACGGGGGGAAGGTCAGTGTGCCCACGACGCCGGGGCTCGGCGTCGCGCTCGACCGCGACGCCCTCGCCCGCCTGCACGAGAACTACACGCGCTGCGGCATCACGGAGCGCGACGACACGACGTACATGCGGCAGTTCGTGCCGGACTTCACGGTGGGACGGGCGAAGTGGTGACCCCCGCGACGCACGGCCCCCAGGGGCCGCAGCACAGGGCGGACACCCGCGACGCGGCGGGCCCCGCCCGGCCCCGTACCGCGCCCGCGCCGCTCTCCGGCCACGCCTACCCCTGGGACGTGCTCGGCGACCCGGGCTTCCCGGACCGCGTCCGCGCCACCGGACTCAGCTCCGTGACGCTCGCCGCGACCTACCACTCGACGCGCGCGGCTACCCCGGGACACCCCGCACGCCGCCTCGTCGACGCCGCGCACTCCGCGCTCTACCGCCCCTCGCCCGACCCCGCCGCGCCCCGCTGGGCCGGTGCCCGGCTGCGCCCCGCCGCGTCCTCGTGGACCGGCGAGGAACCCGACCCCTTCGGCACGGCGGCGAACCTTCTGCGCGCGGAAGGTCTCGCGGTCACGG comes from Streptomyces sp. Tu6071 and encodes:
- a CDS encoding glucarate dehydratase family protein; this translates as MSAAARGPRVTEAVVTPIAFPDPPLLNASGVHQPWALRTIVEIRTDEGLYGLGETYGDAAHLALVRRTAAALPGLDVFDLADAYRRTAAALDGAAASGDKHGLIGPATREKTLLQVYSPFEVACLDAQGKALGRPVSDLLGGRFRDEVPFSAYLFYKWAGHPGATPDSFGEALDADGIVRQARAMTERYGFESIKLKGGTRAPEEEVAAVHALRAAFPTHELRLDPNAAWTVETSLKVAAETRGLLEYLEDPAPGIDGMAAVARGADMPLATNMCVVAFEHIAPAFTRNAVQVVLADHHYWGGLRRSLELAAICRAFGVGVSMHSNSHLGISLAAMVHLAGAVPVLDHALDTHTPWQDGTDVVEHPLTFHGGKVSVPTTPGLGVALDRDALARLHENYTRCGITERDDTTYMRQFVPDFTVGRAKW